The Leptospira andrefontaineae genomic sequence GGAGAAAGTGTTCCGTAGGTTTCATAAGCAACTACGGTGGGAGAAAGAACGGATCCGTTGTCCAGGCGTAGATCTCCCAGCACTGCGGTTTTAGGTTCTACTATTCCTATCGATTGATTCGATCCCATGATTTAAGTTCCAAATAACTAAGCCACTTTCCTTTTTCAGACGATCTCAAGCAAGCTTGAGAAAGTAAAAAGAGAAAGTGGCCGATTATTAGACGATTTTTTGGACGGAGTCGGAAGTCACACCTTTTTCAGTGCTTCATCCAAGTCCGTGATAATATCGTCTATATGCTCCAGACCTACGGAGAGTCTGATAAACTCAGGAGTTACACCCGCAGCCAATTGTTCCTCTGGACTCAACTGTTGGTGAGTAGTAGAAGCCGGATGGATCGCAAGTGATTTTGCATCACCTACGTTTGCGAGCAAGGAGAATAATTCCAGACCGTCTATCAACTTCTTCGCTTCCGGAATTCCACCTTTTACTCCGAATCCAATGATCGCCCCGAACAATCCTCTGGTATGATATTTTTTAGCCAGAGTATAGTTTTTGTCAGTTGGAAGACCAGGGTAGTTCACCCAAGACACCTTAGGATGTTTAGAAAGATATTCCGCAACTTTCTGAGCATTCTGAGAGTGTTGAGTGATCCTCAAAGGAAGAGTTTCAATACCTTGTAGGATATTAAACGCGTTAAAAGGAGAAATTGCAGGTCCTAAATCTCTTAAACCTTGGACACGAGCCTTGATGATAAAAGCGATATTCACTCCACCAAAAGGTTCAAACTTACCGAAAACATCCCAGAATTTCAGGCCATGGTAGCTTGGATCCGGTTCGGTGAAGTTCTTAAATTTACCGTTGCCCCAGTTGAATTTACCTGAATCTACGATGATCCCACCGATGGAAGTTCCATGACCTCCCAAAAACTTGGTAAGCGAGTGAACCACCACATCTGCGCCAAAATCGATAGGGCGGATCAGATAAGGAGAAGGTAAGGTATTGTCGATTACAAGTGGAACTCCTGCATCGTGGGCAACCTTAGCAACCGCTTCAATATCCAGGGTATCCAACTTAGGATTTCCTAAGGTTTCGGCAAAAATAGCTCTAGTCTTGTCATTGATCGCTTTTTTGAAATTTTCCGGATTGGATTGGTCCACGAAATGGACTTTGATCCCTAACTTAGGGAAGGTATAGTGGAGAAGGTTATAAGTTCCTCCATAAAGAGAGGAAGACGCTACGATCTCCTGTCCAGCCTCTACTATATTCAAAAGTGCTAATGTTTCTGCGGACTGACCGGAAGCAGTCGCAAGTGCCGCAACTCCACCTTCTAATGCTGCAACTCTTTGCTCTAAAACATCAGTAGTTGGGTTACCGATCCTTGTATAAATATTACCGAATTCCTGGAGACCGAATAGTCTCGCTGCATGATCCGTGTCCTTAAAAACATAGGACGTAGTTTGGTAGATAGGGACTGCCCTGGATGTGGTTGTTGGATCCGGGGCCTGTCCTCCGTGAAGAACGATTGTTTCTGGTTTATAGTTTCTTGCCATCGCTAGGGCTCCTTTTCACTGAATGTAGAAATTTACTCTACAATGTCTATCTAAAATTTAATAAATAAGATAAAATAACCGCTATAGCGAACAAAGGGGAGAAAACGCTGAATTTGAAATTTCTTTACGAAATCCATCCCTTAAGAAATGGAAGTCCCTAAATTTTGGAAAATATTTTCTAAAATACGAGAAATGTTCCTGTTTTATTGGTTTTTCAACGCAAGGTTCTGATAGAATCGGTTCGTCGTTTAGATTCTGCTGGTTTGATACGATACTAGTGGTACTATTTTTGGATGAATTGAAATACGGTTCCCGGAGATATTCCGGCTCAAATATGAAATTAAACTTTTTGAATTTAGTTAAAAGATCTCTTATACTTCCGGGAATTCTACTTCTCTCCCTTTATTTAGTTCCAGGCGAAGAACTTGAAGCCCAACTTTGGATGCCTCCAGGAAGACAGTTCATGCAGCCTCCTGATCCATTCACATTTGATGCAGGGGTGAACAAGTTTAATAACGATTATTATCTATATCTTGCTCCTACCTTAAATTTGAATTTCGGAGGAGAATTCGGACTATCGCTCACAGCTCCGATGAACTTTCTCGCATACGATCAAGACCCAAAAGATCCAACCTTAAAAGTTGGAAGCATTCGTAAGATCGACTACGATCAGAAGAGCGATTATTTAAGACTAATCAATAATATTTGGTATGGAACCTACGGACTTTATAAACCTGGGGAGACTACCTTCTCCTTTTATGCCGGAAAACTTTTTGATGGATATATAGGACACGGGACCATAGTAAACCGTTATGTGAATAACCAGAGGATAGACATTTATAATGTGGGTTTGATGGCTGATTTTAATAATGATTATGGCGGAGTGCAGGTATTCACAAACTCTGTATATACTCATGAGATCGGTGCGGCCAGAGGATATGTTCGTCCATTTGCAATCGCATTCAAATTATTTGATCTATTCACAGGCAGATCTCAGTTATTCGGGATGTTACAACTTGGACAAGGAAACGTAGCAGACGAAGCAGGTAGAAAAAAAGTCTACGAAGAAGCTGGGGTAGATCCGGAAGACAGAGAAAAATACAGGGCATTAGTCGAGGACCAAAAAACCCACCAGATGAGGGAAGAAATGATCCCCATCGAGAAAAAGCCCGAATCTCGTAAGGAAAAGTTAAAAGAATTCTTCAATCAGGACAATTTCGCCAATAGATTCTCTATCGGATATACAACCGCTTTTGATACAAAGGCACCTACGCAACTTGCATTCGACACCACCGGTCGTTTACGTTTGGATACTAATAATAATCCTCTAGTAGAACAGTCGGAAAAATTGGTCATCCAAGGTATGGATGCAGAATACAAACTTATCAGTTCAAAGTATGTGGAGATCACCCCTTACTATGATGTAAATACGATCAAAATATTGAATTCCAAAGGAACTCATACCGGTGCAATGTTCCGCTTCGGTGGAAAAGATATCTACGCAAAGATCAAACCTGAATACAGGAATATGGATGCGAATTATATTCCAATGTACTTCGACAGTTTTTACGAGTTAGAAAGATACCAAGCGAATGTGAACTCTCAGCTTCCAGTGACAAAGTTAGAAGCTGCTAAACTTTTGGATCCGGATGCAGCCAGACTCAAAGGATATTTCACATCCGTAGTGTTTAGTTTTTATAGAGTATCTTTGGAAGCAAACTATGAGAATTATTCGGGACCGAATAATTCCAGGATATTCGTAGGTTTATATTTCCCGATAGGTTCCTTATTCATGATCTCCGGATATTATACACGTAAGAATTT encodes the following:
- the impL63 gene encoding cytoplasmic membrane protein ImpL63 is translated as MKLNFLNLVKRSLILPGILLLSLYLVPGEELEAQLWMPPGRQFMQPPDPFTFDAGVNKFNNDYYLYLAPTLNLNFGGEFGLSLTAPMNFLAYDQDPKDPTLKVGSIRKIDYDQKSDYLRLINNIWYGTYGLYKPGETTFSFYAGKLFDGYIGHGTIVNRYVNNQRIDIYNVGLMADFNNDYGGVQVFTNSVYTHEIGAARGYVRPFAIAFKLFDLFTGRSQLFGMLQLGQGNVADEAGRKKVYEEAGVDPEDREKYRALVEDQKTHQMREEMIPIEKKPESRKEKLKEFFNQDNFANRFSIGYTTAFDTKAPTQLAFDTTGRLRLDTNNNPLVEQSEKLVIQGMDAEYKLISSKYVEITPYYDVNTIKILNSKGTHTGAMFRFGGKDIYAKIKPEYRNMDANYIPMYFDSFYELERYQANVNSQLPVTKLEAAKLLDPDAARLKGYFTSVVFSFYRVSLEANYENYSGPNNSRIFVGLYFPIGSLFMISGYYTRKNFDQNKDAFKVDDNSVGAIEAALNLGFIAIRVQDIRRWVYDSTSNSFVAQDEQKVLFSNSLSF
- a CDS encoding O-acetylhomoserine aminocarboxypropyltransferase/cysteine synthase family protein; translated protein: MARNYKPETIVLHGGQAPDPTTTSRAVPIYQTTSYVFKDTDHAARLFGLQEFGNIYTRIGNPTTDVLEQRVAALEGGVAALATASGQSAETLALLNIVEAGQEIVASSSLYGGTYNLLHYTFPKLGIKVHFVDQSNPENFKKAINDKTRAIFAETLGNPKLDTLDIEAVAKVAHDAGVPLVIDNTLPSPYLIRPIDFGADVVVHSLTKFLGGHGTSIGGIIVDSGKFNWGNGKFKNFTEPDPSYHGLKFWDVFGKFEPFGGVNIAFIIKARVQGLRDLGPAISPFNAFNILQGIETLPLRITQHSQNAQKVAEYLSKHPKVSWVNYPGLPTDKNYTLAKKYHTRGLFGAIIGFGVKGGIPEAKKLIDGLELFSLLANVGDAKSLAIHPASTTHQQLSPEEQLAAGVTPEFIRLSVGLEHIDDIITDLDEALKKV